One part of the Vitis riparia cultivar Riparia Gloire de Montpellier isolate 1030 chromosome 8, EGFV_Vit.rip_1.0, whole genome shotgun sequence genome encodes these proteins:
- the LOC117920673 gene encoding beta-galactosidase 15-like, with translation MGSSSSFLVLSLFVLSFCLTCNADQITSDARGIMINGERKILISGSVHYPRSTPEMWPDLIQKSKDGGLNTIDTYVFWDLHEPKRRQYDFTGNKDLVRFIKAIQAQGLYAVLRIGPYVCAEWTYGGFPVWLHNQPSIQLRTNNTVYMSEMQTFTTMIVDMMKKEQLFASQGGPIIISQIENEYGNVMRAYHDAGVQYINWCAQMAAALDTGVPWIMCQQDNAPQPMINTCNGYYCDQFTPNNPNSPKMWTENWSGWYKNWGGSDPHRTAEDLAFSVARFYQLGGTFQNYYMYHGGTNFGRTAGGPYITTSYDYDAPLNEYGNKNQPKWGHLRDLHLLLLSMEKALTYGDVKNVDYGTLTWATIYSYQGKSSCFFGNSNADRDVTINYGGVNYTIPAWSVSILPDCSNEVYNTAKVNSQYSTFVKKGSEAENEPNSLQWTWRGETIQYITPGRFTASELLDQKTVVEDTSDYLYYMTTVDISNDDPIWGKDLTLSVNTSGHILHAFVNGEHIGYQYALLGQFEFQFQRSITLQLGKNEITLLSATVGLTNYGPDFDMVNQGIHGPVQIIASNGSADIIKDLSNNNQWAYKAGLNGEDKKIFLGRARYNQWKSDNLPVNRSFVWYKATFDAPPGEDPVVVDLMGLGKGEAWVNGHSLGRYWPSYIARGEGCSPECDYRGPYKAEKCNTNCGNPSQRWYHVPRSFLASTDNRLVLFEEFGGNPSSVTFQTVTVGNACANAREGYTLELSCQGRAISGIKFASFGDPQGTCGKPFATGSQVFEKGTCEAADALSIIQKLCVGKYSCSIDVSEQILGPAGCTADTKRLAVEAIC, from the exons ATGGGCTCCTCGTCTAGTTTTCTGGTTTTGAGTTTGTTTGTATTGTCTTTTTGCTTGACCTGTAATGCTGATCAAATCACATCCGACGCAAGAGGCATCATGATCAACggagaaaggaaaattctcaTCTCCGGGTCCGTTCATTATCCCCGTAGTACTCCTGAG ATGTGGCCAGATTTGATCCAGAAGTCCAAGGATGGAGGGCTCAACACAATTGACACCTATGTTTTCTGGGATCTGCATGAGCCTAAACGCCGTCAG TATGACTTTACAGGCAATAAAGACCTGGTGAGGTTTATTAAAGCCATCCAAGCTCAAGGGCTTTACGCAGTTCTTCGAATTGGACCATACGTTTGTGCAGAATGGACTTATGG GGGCTTTCCGGTGTGGCTGCATAACCAGCCAAGCATCCAGTTAAGGACAAACAATACTGTCTACATG AGCGAAATGCAAACCTTCACAACCATGATAGTGGACATGATGAAGAAAGAGCAGCTCTTTGCCTCACAAGGAGGTCCCATAATCATCTCTCAG ATCGAGAATGAATATGGAAATGTGATGCGGGCATACCATGACGCTGGAGTACAATACATCAATTGGTGTGCACAAATGGCCGCTGCTTTAGATACCGGCGTGCCATGGATCATGTGCCAACAAGACAACGCCCCACAGCCAATG ATTAACACTTGTAATGGCTATTACTGCGATCAATTCACCCCTAATAATCCCAACAGTCCTAAGATGTGGACTGAGAACTGGAGTGGCTG gtACAAGAACTGGGGTGGCTCAGACCCACATAGAACTGCAGAGGATCTAGCCTTCTCCGTTGCTCGCTTTTACCAATTGGGTGGCACTTTCCAAAACTACTACATG TACCATGGTGGTACCAATTTCGGTCGCACAGCAGGCGGTCCATACATCACCACATCATATGATTATGATGCACCATTGAATGAATATg GTAATAAGAATCAACCCAAGTGGGGACATCTCAGGGATCTCCATCTCCTCCTCTTGTCAATGGAGAAGGCTCTTACCTACGGTGATGTCAAAAATGTTGATTATGGGACCCTGACTTGG GCAACGATCTACAGTTATCAAGGGAAATCGAGTTGTTTCTTCGGAAATTCAAATGCGGATAGGGATGTGACAATCAACTATGGAGGAGTTAATTACACTATTCCTGCATGGTCCGTTAGTATACTTCCTGATTGCTCCAACGAAGTTTATAACACCGCCAAG GTTAACAGTCAGTACTCCACGTTTGTAAAGAAGGGCAGTGAGGCTGAGAACGAGCCAAATTCCTTGCAATGGACTTGGAGAGGTGAGACCATTCAGTACATTACACCGGGGAGGTTCACTGCTTCAGAGCTCTTGGATCAAAAGACAGTGGTAGAAGATACGAGTGATTATTTGTATTACATGACCAC TGTGGACATAAGTAATGATGATCCCATTTGGGGCAAGGACTTGACTCTAAGCGTAAACACTAGCGGCCACATACTTCATGCTTTTGTGAATGGAGAGCATATAG GATACCAATATGCATTACTTGGACAGTTCGAATTCCAGTTCCAGCGAAGTATTACACTGCAGCTTGGGAAGAATGAAATAACTTTGCTTAGTGCCACTGTTGGATTGACT AATTATGGGCCCGACTTCGACATGGTGAATCAGGGAATCCATGGTCCAGTTCAAATAATTGCCAGCAACGGCAGTGCAGATATTATCAAGGACTTGTCTAATAATAACCAGTGGGCGTACAAGGCTGGGTTGAATGGTGAGGACAAGAAAATCTTCCTCGGGCGTGCACGCTATAACCAGTGGAAATCTGATAATCTTCCAGTAAACAGGTCGTTTGTTTGGTACAAG GCTACTTTCGATGCTCCCCCCGGAGAGGACCCAGTTGTGGTGGACTTAATGGGTTTGGGCAAGGGAGAGGCTTGGGTGAATGGCCACAGCCTTGGCCGGTACTGGCCATCTTATATCGCCCGTGGAGAAGGGTGCAGTCCTGAATGCGACTATAGAGGACCATACAAGGCCGAAAAATGCAATACTAACTGTGGGAATCCTTCTCAAAGATG GTACCATGTGCCTCGATCTTTCCTAGCGAGTACAGATAACAGGTTGGTTTTGTTTGAGGAGTTTGGAGGCAACCCATCATCGGTGACCTTCCAAACTGTGACTGTTGGGAACGCTTGTGCCAATGCTCGTGAAGGGTACACCTTGGAATTGTCATGCCAAGGGAGAGCTATCTCCGGCATCAAATTTGCTAGCTTTGGTGATCCTCAAGGCACTTGTGGAAAGCCATTCGCCACAGGCAGTCAAGTCTTTGAGAAGGGCACCTGCGAGGCTGCTGACGCATTATCCATCATCCAAAAG TTATGTGTTGGCAAATACAGTTGTTCCATTGATGTCTCGGAACAGATTCTTGGGCCTGCTGGTTGTACTGCGGACACGAAGAGGCTGGCAGTTGAAGCGATCTGTTAG
- the LOC117919952 gene encoding pentatricopeptide repeat-containing protein At5g03800 — protein MALLSVYFPQTPFPFCLSRPTSPSQSLYSLSLSKTSFSSSRSKPNALLTSHPPLSNQPALLSNFPSVSNDAVNDHYYLLDLSVRYDDVELIKAVHASIFKLAEDTHLANALIVAYLKLGMVPNAHKVFVGLSCPNVVSYTAMISGFAKSNRERQAMEIFFRMRSSGIELNEFSFVAILTVCIRLLDLELGCQLHAIVIKMGFLNYTFVSNALMGLYGKCGYLDTVLQLFDEMPHRDIASWNTVISSVVKEMMYGRAFELFRDMRRIDGFRIDHFTLSTILVAATGGVASMVGREIHAHVIKIGFESNISVINALIRFYTKCGSIKHVVALFEKMRVRDVITWTEMITAYMEFGFTDLALEVFDKMPARNSISYNAILSGFCQNGEGSKALAFFCRMVEEGVELTDFTLTGVLNACGLLREAKISKQIHGFILKFGFGSNACIEAALLDMCTRCGRMADAQKMFSQRPFSQSDSIIWTSMICGYARNAQPEEAISLFCQSQLEGAMVVDKVASTAVLGVCGTLALHEMGKQIHCHALKSGFLSDLGVGNSIITMYSKCSNMDDAIKVFNVMPAHDIVSWNGLIAGHLLHRQGDEALSVWSKMEKAGIKPDTVTFVLIISAYRHTNSNLVDNCRRLFLSMKTIYHIDPTVVHYTSLVGVLGYWGLLEEAEEMINKMPIEPEASVWRALLDACRIHSNTTIGKRAAKHLLATKPRDLSTYILVSNLYSASGRWHCSDMVREEMRVKGFRKHPGRSWIIHENKVHSFYARDKSHPQAKDIHSGLELLIMECLKAGYVPDTSFVLHEVEEHQKKDFLFYHSAKIAATYGLLMTRPGRPIRIVKNILLCGDCHTFLKYVSIVTGREIFLRDASGHHCFLNGQCSCKDYW, from the coding sequence ATGGCTCTTCTCTCTGTTTATTTTCCCCAAACCCCATTTCCTTTCTGCCTCTCAAGGCCTACTTCACCATCACAGTCGCTgtattctctttctctctctaaaacctcCTTTTCTTCCTCTAGATCCAAACCCAATGCCCTTCTAACATCACACCCTCCTCTTTCCAACCAACCGGCTCTTCTGTCcaattttccttcagtttctaaTGACGCCGTCAACGACCACTACTATTTGCTAGACTTATCGGTTCGGTACGATGATGTTGAGCTCATCAAGGCTGTCCACGCTTCAATTTTCAAGCTTGCAGAAGACACTCATTTGGCTAATGCTCTCATCGTGGCTTATCTCAAACTGGGTATGGTTCCTAATGCCCACAAGGTTTTTGTGGGACTTTCGTGCCCGAATGTGGTGTCTTATACTGCCATGATTTCGGGTTTCGCCAAGTCTAACCGAGAACGCCAAGCTATGGAGATTTTTTTTAGGATGAGAAGTTCAGGTATTGAGCTTAATGAATTTAGTTTTGTGGCGATATTAACAGTATGCATTCGGCTGTTGGATTTAGAATTGGGTTGTCAACTTCATGCTATTGTGATTAAAATGGGCTTTTTGAATTACACTTTTGTTTCCAACGCACTGATGGGTTTGTACGGTAAGTGTGGGTATTTGGACACTGTGCTTCAGTTATTCGATGAAATGCCTCACAGAGATATTGCGTCATGGAATACTGTGATTTCGAGTGTGGTGAAGGAGATGATGTATGGGAGAGCATTTGAATTGTTTCGTGATATGCGGAGAATTGATGGATTTAGAATTGACCATTTTACACTTTCAACCATTCTGGTGGCAGCCACTGGAGGGGTAGCTTCGATGGTAGGGCGGGAAATCCATGCCCATGTTATCAAAATTGGGTTTGAGTCCAACATAAGTGTGATCAATGCTCTAATTAGGTTTTACACAAAATGTGGGAGCATAAAACATGTGGTGGCTTTGTTCGAGAAGATGCGTGTAAGAGATGTCATTACTTGGACAGAGATGATTACAGCTTACATGGAATTTGGGTTTACAGATTTGGCTTTGGAGGTCTTTGATAAGATGCCTGCTAGGAATTCTATTTCTTATAATGCTATTTTGTCTGGATTTTGTCAAAATGGAGAAGGATCGAAGGCTCTAGCTTTTTTTTGCAGAATGGTGGAGGAGGGTGTGGAATTAACAGATTTCACTTTGACTGGTGTTCTTAATGCTTGTGGGTTGCTTAGGGAGGCGAAAATTAGCAAGCAAATTCATGGGTTTATCTTGAAGTTTGGTTTTGGGTCAAACGCTTGTATTGAAGCTGCATTGCTTGATATGTGCACAAGGTGTGGAAGGATGGCTGATGCTCAAAAGATGTTCTCTCAAAGACCTTTCAGTCAGAGTGATTCAATTATTTGGACTTCAATGATATGTGGTTATGCACGAAATGCGCAGCCAGAAGAGGCAATATCTCTTTTTTGCCAGAGCCAATTAGAGGGAGCAATGGTTGTTGACAAAGTTGCATCAACTGCTGTACTTGGTGTCTGTGGAACTTTAGCGTTACATGAGATGGGGAAGCAAATCCACTGTCATGCTCTTAAATCTGGATTTTTATCTGATTTAGGGGTGGGGAATTCCATAATTACCATGTACTCTAAGTGCAGTAACATGGATGATGCAATTAAGGTTTTCAATGTTATGCCTGCACATGATATAGTTTCTTGGAATGGTTTAATTGCTGGACATCTTCTTCATAGGCAGGGTGACGAGGCTTTGTCTGTCTGGTCTAAGATGGAGAAGGCAGGTATAAAGCCAGATACAGTTAcctttgttttgataatttcaGCTTACAGACATACTAACTCAAATTTAGTTGATAATTGTCGAAGATTGTTTCTCTCCATGAAAACCATATATCATATTGATCCCACTGTAGTACATTATACCTCCTTGGTTGGTGTTTTGGGTTATTGGGGTCTCCTAGAGGAAGCGGAGGAAATGATCAATAAGATGCCTATCGAGCCAGAGGCTTCGGTTTGGCGAGCTCTGCTTGATGCTTGTAGAATTCATTCTAATACAACTATTGGAAAACGAGCTGCAAAGCATCTACTTGCTACGAAGCCACGGGATCTGTCTACTTACATACTTGTATCAAACCTGTACTCTGCATCTGGGAGATGGCATTGCTCCGATATGGTTAGAGAGGAGATGAGAGTGAAGGGGTTTCGGAAACATCCAGGCCGAAGTTGGATTATTCATGAAAACAAGGTTCATTCATTTTATGCTAGGGATAAATCCCATCCCCAAGCCAAAGACATACACAGTGGGCTGGAGTTACTAATTATGGAATGCCTAAAGGCTGGATATGTGCCCGACACGAGTTTTGTTCTTCATGAAGTAGAAGAACATCAGAAGAAGGATTTTTTGTTCTATCACAGTGCAAAAATAGCTGCGACGTATGGGCTTCTGATGACCAGGCCCGGAAGACCCATTCGGATTGTGAAGAACATTCTTTTGTGCGGTGACTGTCATACTTTCTTGAAGTATGTTTCAATTGTTACTGGGAGAGAAATTTTTCTGAGGGATGCTTCAGGCCATCATTGTTTCTTGAATGGTCAATGCTCATGCAAAGATTACTGGTGA